TGATTgttcttatttttttgtatcAAAGGAGTCACGACTGCCCTGAGGCTGTGCTACAATGGCTATGGCTACCCATTGAAGCTGTTTCTTGAAGAGGGTGGTGTAGTTACTGTATGTAAAATCAACACACAGGAGCCCGAGGAACCAATAGATTTTGAGTTCTGCAGCACTAATGTCACCAACAAGGTGATCTTGCAGTCTGACAGCCTGAGAGAGGCCTTTTCTGAGTTGGACATGACAAGTGAAGTTCTCCAGATCACCATGTCTCCTAGTCAACCCTACTTCAGGTTATGCTTTTTTCTGTAGTAACCTCTGCTTTGTGTTATAGTTTTTGGacattattgtgtgtgtgtgtgtgtatgtgtgtgtgtggaatttttCCTGACTACAGCTAACCAGTTTTGCAATGGGATGTTTCTGAGCATTGCACAGCTGAACTGAGTGGAATATGGTGTTTAAGAGCAAAATGATACTTACCCTGACCAAAGCAAATATCCTTTTTTTTTCACAGcgcaattaaaaaatataatttttctaGGCAGTGTACTTAGCAATTACAGAACTTAGGTTGTACAGCTACAGTAGTATGTGAATTTAAAAagtttcatcttttttttttatttgtcatctgtctATAGACTTTCTACGTTTGGAAATTCAGGAAATGCTCACTATGACTATCCGAAGGACTCTGACATGATGGAGCTCTTTCAGTGCACAAAGACTCAGACAAACAGGTCAGTCACACATTTTTTCCTTATTAATAAAGGTAGATTTTTCTGTCACCAATCTAGTAACTACAACCATAACCATTTGCATGGTTTTAATAGCACTGTTATTCCACTTTCCAGATATAAAATGTCTCTCTTGAAACCCTCAACGAAGGCATTGGCTCTGTCCTGCAAAGTATCAGTACGGACAGATAGCCAAGGATTCCTGTCTCTGCAGTACTTGGTGAGAAATGATGATGGACAGATCTGCTTTGTGGAGTATTATTGCTGCCCAGATGAAGATGTTGAAGAAGAATAATCATTCGGTAAAGAATAGTTTGTCCTAATAATGAACAGATACATTTTTTCTTCTTGCATAATATTGCACATAGGATTTATattgaaatataacaaaaattTAAAGGTTATATGTGTTAGATGAGGTCGTGCTATTTTTATGTCCTTGGAAATGTGTACGGACTTTCCAGAACAGCTATACGCTGCATTTCACTGCAATGTATATGTTTGTTGTATTCTGAAgtgttttttaataaaatccAGAAAACATAAATTGGGCGTAGGTTCATTTATTTACAATTGAAAATTAGGTTTCCTGCTTAGTTTGCTTTAAACAAGAATTTTCGAAGACCATGCTAGGAGGAAAGAGAACGTAAAAACAAAACCgcaaaaaaaactttaaatgatgtgatgttaaaaaaaaaatagaattcaTAATTGAAATAACATTTAACGGTGCTCATAGGCAATGGTGTTGGAGAGAGATACTGGAGGGGGGTGGACAAAATTTAATTATTACAAAGGAGGGTCTATTTATTGGGGGTTCCCGCGGCCTCCAGGACGCTTGGTGGCGCATTCCTACGCACTGGGTCTTCATAAGTATCGCAACGTGCTGCTGTTTCCACCGTTCCACGTGAAGCGGTCTTTCAAGATGTCGCCGTTCAAGCGAAAACGTGGAGGAGGTAGCAGCGGTACAAAAGCTAAAAAAATAAGATTTATAGAAAAGGTAAATGAAAACACGTCTGAGGCAGAACAAAAGCAGGAAAATGAGTGCTACATCCCGGCACCGGTGTCAAAGGTAAGTGAATCGAACTGCTTAATGTGATGATCAGTGGACGTGTTTCAGGGTGTGGGTATTTACCAGTGTTTCTTCAAAGTTTATAATGTGACATTCATATTTTAGTGGTTTGCGCTCTCTCATGTGCAGTCAGATAGTTAACTACAGTTTTCATTTGTGGAAATTGAGGAAATGCTAGCTTGCAAGCATAATGTACTAACAAGCGTTTCACTATATATGTTTGGACATAGTTTCCCCCCCTCATTACGTTCTCCCATCTCCGAACAGTAATGCCTAAAAAACCCCGTGAGGCAATCACGTTTATGAAGGTCTGAAAGAAGCTTTGCGTAGCTACCtgaaaacatacatacataaccacacgcacacatatatacatacatatattagtTATTCTTATCTTTGTCTAGTCTGATTTTACATTGTGAGCTGaaatagattattattttttattaatattgtttattCATGTTAATATCTCTCCCTTTTCGTTAATCAgggaaaatggaaaaacaaagaGAGGGTGCTTGTGTTCTCTTCCCGAGGTATCAATTTCCGAACCCGGCACCTCATGCAGGACCTAAGGACCATGATGCCTCATTCCAAAGCAGGTAGCCTAGCCTGGTATGCATTGCCCGTAAGGCGTACGTCGCCTCCAGCTGACCCTGGTATGCATTGCCCGTAAGGTGTACGTCGCCTCCAGCCGAGCCTGGTATGCATTGCCCGTAAGGCATATGTCGCCTCCACCCTAGCCTGGTATACATTGCCCGTAAGGCGTACGTCGCCTCCAGCTGACTCTGGTATACATTGCCCGTAAGGCGTACGTCGCCTCCAGCTGACCCTGGTATGCATTGCCCGTAAGGTGTATGTCGTCTCCACCCTAGCCTGGTATGCATTGCCCGTAAGGCGTACGTCGCCTCCAGCTGACCCTGGTATGCATTGCCCGTAAGGTGTACGTCGCCTCCAGCCGAGCCTGGTATGCATTGCCCGTAAGGCATATGTCGCCTCCACCCTAGCCTGGTATACATTGCCCGTAAGGCATACGTCGTCTCCAGCTGACCCTGGTATACATTGCCCGTAAGGTGTATGTCGTCTTCAGCCGAGCCTGGTATGCATTGCCCGTAAGGTGTATGTCGTCTCCACCCTAGCCTGGTATGCATTGCCCGTAAGGCATTCGTCGTCTCCACCCTAGCCTGGTATGCATTGCCCGTAAGGTGTCCGTCGCCTCCACCCTAGCGTGGTATGCATTGCCCGTAAGGCGTACGTGGCCTCCAGCCAAGCCTGGTATGCATTGCCCGTAAGGCGTACGTGGCCTCCAGCCAAGCCTGGTATGCATTGCCCGTAAGGCGTACGTGGCCTCCAGCCGAGCCTGGTATGCATTGCCCGTAAGGCGTACGTGGCCTCCAGCCGAGCCTGGTATGCATTGCCCGTAAGGTGTATGTCGTCTCCAGCCGAGCCTGGTATGCATTGCCCGTAAGGTGTATGTCGTCTCCACCCTAGCCTGGTATGCATTGCCCGTAAGGCGTACGTGGCCTCCAGCCGAGCCTGGTATGCATTGCCCGTAAGGCGTATGTCGTCTCCAGCCAAGCCTGGTATGCATTGCCCGTAAGGTGTATGTCGTCTTCAGCCGAGCCTGGTATGCATTGCCCGTAAGGTGTATGTCGTCTCCACCCTAGCCTGGTATGCATTGCCCGTAAGGCGTATGTCGTCTCCACCAGAGCCTGGTATGCATTGCCCGTAAGGCATTCGTCGCCTCCACCCTAGCCTGGTATGCATTGCCCGTAAGGCGTACGTGGCCTCCAGCCGAGCCTGGTATGCATTGCCCGTAAGGCGTACGTGGCCTCCAGCCGAGCCTGGTATGCATTGCCCGTAAGGTGTATGTCGTCTCCACCCTAGCCTGGTATGCATTGCCCGTAAGGCGTATGTCGTCTCAACCCTAGCCTGGTATGCATTGCCCGTAAGGCGTATGTCGTCTCCACCAGAGCCTGGTATGCATTGCCCGTAAGGCGTATGTCGTCTCCACCCTAGCCTGGTATGCATTGCCCGTAAGGCGTACGTGGCCTCCAGCCGAGCCTGGTATGCATTGCCCGTAAGGCGTACGTGGCCTCCAGCCGAGCCTGGTATGCATTGCCCGTAAGGCGTACGTGGCCTCCAGCCGAGCCTGGTATGCATTGCCCGTAAGGCGTACGTGGCCTCCAGCCGAGCCTGGTATGCATTGCCCGTAAGGCGTATGTCGTCTCCACCCTAGCCTGGTATGCATTGCCTGTAAGGCATATGTCGTCTCCAGCCGAGCCTGGTATGCATTGCCCGTAAGGCGTACGTCGTCTCCACTCTAGCCTGGTATGCATTGCCCGTAAGGTGTATGTCGTCTCCACCCTAGCCTGGTATGCATTGCCCGTAAGGTGTATGTCGTCTCCACTCTAGCCTGGTATGCATTGCCCGTAAGGTGTATGTCGTCTCCACCCTAGCCTGGTATGCATTGCCTGTAAGGTGTATGTCGTCTCCAAGTCACCCTTTTCTCTCTCTTCACAGATTCGAAAATGGATCGAAAAGATAAACTTTTTGTCATAAATGAGGCAAGAATAATCTTTTATGGCTGTTATTTGTCTTAGAGCTAGTACTTTTAGTGgtaatttttgttttcttttcaggTATGTGAGATTAAAAACTGCAATAAGTGTAtattttttgaagcaaagaagAAAGAAGACCTCTACATGTGGTAAGTTAATCACACAAAGTTTATTTGGTCATTTTTGTGCACATAAATCAAAAACTCAATCATAAGTTTTGATTCATAGTGTCTATTTCTATAAATAAATAGTGATTAAATAggtacatttaaaatgaatgattGCTGATAGTCAATTACTGAATCTGGCATATCAGTTCCTGAGATGCCATCTACAGGGAACTTAATGAACTACACGTAGCAGAATAAGAACACCATTTGAAGTAATTTCACCTAGTTACTGAGAGATCCATTGAGTTTAAGCAAAATAAGGTGCACAGTATTTATTTGATCTTGAGATGAATATAATGTGTGGACGACTTGGGTCAAGAACATTACTGCAgttttaaatgaactgaataCCTTGTAAACAATCGCTAACCAACAAATACTGTGCAGTTATTGCTGCAAAAGGGGGTCACACCAGATACCGAAATGAAAGATTCAGATACTTTTGCCACTGACAGATATGTAATATTGGATCATTTTCCTCAATAAATAATTGACCAAGTGAAATATAATTTCTAATTTATTTAACTGGGTGTTCTCTGTCTACTTTTAGGACTTGTATGAAAATCTGATGATATTTCAGGTCATATTTATGCAGAAATGTAGAAAATTCTATAGGGATCACAAACATTCAAGCACCACTGTATGTGttacggtgtgtgtgtgtctgtgtgacacGCAATGGAGTagcatcccatacagggtgcccccccccccccacacacacacacacaccatccaaACTAGGATGTGTTTAGAAGATTAACAGATTGGTGGACGATGAAGTTAAGTGATTTAAGTGATTCTGCTTTTCTTTCGTAGGATTTCTAATGTCCCCCATGGGCCTTCAGCGAAGTTTTTGGTTCAGAATGgtgagtttttttgtttttttttccagttacgATTTAACAGTAAATGGTTTGATAATTTGAACAGCAAACATTAGTGTGAATGTTATATTTTGAATTTTCTGTCGGaagatgtgtatatatattttttttttactctaagTTCATACACTGGCTGAACTGAAGATGACGGGAAACTGTCTGAAAGGCTCAAGGCCTCTGCTTTCGTTTGACCCTGTAAGTCACATGTCTGATTCCTGTCCTTTATACTGGGTTTTTAGTCTTGCTAAGAATAAGGGTTGTATGAAAATGTTTCTCtgatattcattcattcagttgAGAAGAGTCCACAGGTGAAATTTGTATATACATTACTTATCTTGTTCTTAGAGTTGTGAGCATGTTGTGTTTAGCACAGGTGAAGTGATCTTATATGATTTGTGTACTGATACATGtatggtaatttttttttgtggcaaTGTGGTATGTTTCATATATAACAGTGCTTTCGCATATTATGTTAGGTGATAATTCCTATTTTTCTTCTGTGCAGAAATTTGACAAGGAGCCCCACTATGcgttattgaaggagcttttcACCCAGGTTTGAGGAAATTATTGCTAATACCTTTGTTTTCAGCAGATTTGCATTGGTTATTTTACACAAGGCCGTCTGCATATGCTGGGTTGTAGTTTGTGCCAGAATCTTGTCCTCTGTGAATAGCAGAGTTGCTTTCTAATGTAGTATTTTCCTCTCACTGTGCTCTGAAAGTGTATAAGTGAGCTGGAGAACCAGCGAGAAGTATTAAACTGCACTGCAACAGGGTAATTAAAGTTAAATAGCAGGTTTGCGTTCCGGAGTACCATAACTGTGATAACATATGTATGCTGAACTCTGTTTACAGAGTAAAAGGCTTGTTCAattaaattgtgtgtttttttttctttgtagaTCTTTTCCACGCCTCAGTATCACCCTAAGAGCCAGCCTTTTGTGGACCACATATTCACATTCACGATAGCAGACAACAGGATATGGTTCAGGAATTACCAGGTCAGCGGTCTCCCTCCTCTCCTGTTTAGAAGACCATGTAAATAACATGTCGGTGGTCCTTGAGATTAGGGACATTAGGTTTTGattgtcttaaaaaaaaaaaaaaaaaaaagatttttgtcAACGTCGTCAGACACATGGAAATGTCTAAAATTATTTTGAATTAACTTATAGATATTTGACTCTTAGCAGTTTTGGTTGTTTTAATTATGCACACCTGTTTTCAAATTCTTTTTGAAAGTTAGATTAGTCGTCTGACAGAGATGAGAAAATACTATATTTCCCGTTTTTCCACAATAGCCATTGTATTTATCCTCGGTTGCTTGTGACATATACAATGTAAATTTTTAAATTCAATTACCTAATATTTCACACATTTCTGGCATATCAATGATTATGGTATTTACGCATTATGGTTGTGACAACGTATTAACAAAGgtatg
This is a stretch of genomic DNA from Paramormyrops kingsleyae isolate MSU_618 chromosome 7, PKINGS_0.4, whole genome shotgun sequence. It encodes these proteins:
- the rad1 gene encoding cell cycle checkpoint protein RAD1 isoform X2; its protein translation is MGRHGTERNETRRDGTERKGICDPPQSEIFQEFTIQEDSVSFQVNLTVLLDCLTIFGGSTVPGVTTALRLCYNGYGYPLKLFLEEGGVVTVCKINTQEPEEPIDFEFCSTNVTNKVILQSDSLREAFSELDMTSEVLQITMSPSQPYFRLSTFGNSGNAHYDYPKDSDMMELFQCTKTQTNRYKMSLLKPSTKALALSCKVSVRTDSQGFLSLQYLVRNDDGQICFVEYYCCPDEDVEEE
- the rad1 gene encoding cell cycle checkpoint protein RAD1 isoform X1 translates to MPLSTQSDQGDGQYVLVASLDNVRNLSNILKAIAFKDHALFNATPNGLKVTVEDSKCLQANAFIQSEIFQEFTIQEDSVSFQVNLTVLLDCLTIFGGSTVPGVTTALRLCYNGYGYPLKLFLEEGGVVTVCKINTQEPEEPIDFEFCSTNVTNKVILQSDSLREAFSELDMTSEVLQITMSPSQPYFRLSTFGNSGNAHYDYPKDSDMMELFQCTKTQTNRYKMSLLKPSTKALALSCKVSVRTDSQGFLSLQYLVRNDDGQICFVEYYCCPDEDVEEE
- the bxdc2 gene encoding ribosome biogenesis protein BRX1 homolog; amino-acid sequence: MSPFKRKRGGGSSGTKAKKIRFIEKVNENTSEAEQKQENECYIPAPVSKGKWKNKERVLVFSSRGINFRTRHLMQDLRTMMPHSKADSKMDRKDKLFVINEVCEIKNCNKCIFFEAKKKEDLYMWISNVPHGPSAKFLVQNVHTLAELKMTGNCLKGSRPLLSFDPKFDKEPHYALLKELFTQIFSTPQYHPKSQPFVDHIFTFTIADNRIWFRNYQIIEEDASLVEIGPRFVLNPIKLFQGSFGGPTLYENPHFQSPNMHRRLIRLATAGKLREKQMVKELQKVRRLEEKQPVTRDVTDEVFATPAEEKPVEIELEAPPPKAAKKKEFKRKRMQRLKMR